The Methanosarcina barkeri str. Wiesmoor DNA segment TTATTGTCTCCTTCCTGGCTCTCCTGGCTTTTGCGGGGATAATGTTTCTTATTGCGAGGTGGAGGTTTACCAAGGTCACAGTTACATAATTGCAATACTGTTTATTTTTAAAGCTGTAAAGATAAAAGTAAAAAGGAAAAGTAAAAAGGAAAAGTAAAAAGGAAAAGTAAAAAGGAAAAGTAGGAGGGTAAACACTATGGTCTGCACACACAGGAATATGATAAAAATAAAGAACATAGAGCAGGGCTCAAAGGGATGTGAGGAATGCCTGAAAAGCGGAGATAGCTGGGTGCACCTGAGGATTTGCCTGACCTGTGGGCATGTGGGCTGCTGTGATCAGTCAAAAAATAAACATGCAACAAAGCATTTTGAAGAAACCGGGCATCCTGTAATCCAATCTTTCGAGCCAGGTGAGGATTGGAAGTACTGTTATATTGATCGCCAGTATCTTGAGTAAAAGTATAACGCGAATGTCAGGTTTTCGAACAATATTAACCGGGTTTTGACTGTTAATTGTCACCCGTAGCGGTTGCCTATAATCATCCACGCGCAAGCCTTTGATAGCAACATGATTCACTGAAAGCAGCAAGTCATTATTGGAAATACATGAGGAAAATAACTTCTTTACTTATAGGTAAACTTTTTCGTTATATTACTCTAAAAACGCCGCCAGTACCCTGCTCGTTTGATGTATAGAGTTCTCCTTCTAGCGTATTGTTTGTGCTTTTAAAGCTATAGTATATTTTGAAGTCAGTATTCAAATTTTTATTGTTGCCTTGTAACGTGTTATTTTGAGAATTGGCAAGGACAACTGAAAATGAATATCCACGTCTCACAATAGTGTTATTCAAAACTTTATTATTATTTGAGTTAATGAGACTGAGGCTGAAATAATTATGTAAAATCGAATTATTATTTAGCTCATTATTAGAAGACTCAGTGAAGTTCACGCCATCCCATAACTTTGCTATGGTGTTACTCATTAATTTATTGTTGTCTGAATCTTCAAGATAGATTCCTGTTGCATTATTATCTAAGCCAACAAATATCCCAACGCCTGTGATATTGTTACTTTTTAATTGGTTATTATTAGAATTCCTTAGATAGATTCCAAGTGAATTGTTATTCACTTCATTATTTTCCAGGATATTCACCTTTGAGTCGTTAAAGTAGACTCCATAATTGTTATAACTTAGTTTATTTCTAGTGATGTTGCCACCAGACCCACTATAATAGATGCCAGCTTTATCCTGTGACCCAGTTATATTGAAGCCGCTGATTGTCACATTATCCGCAGTTATGTGGAATACATCTTTTTCTGGGTCTGCAGCTTGAATAGAAGCATATGCAGATCCTCCTTCGTTTGAGCTTATAACCTTCAGCGGTTTGTCTACAACTAAATTCTCCTTATATAACCCTGGGTAAACAATAACAGTGCCACCAGAACTCACAGTGTTTATTGCGTTCTGTACTGAATCTCCTGGGTATATTTTAGCATCTATCGGATCATTGTCAATATTATCCAGATTATTTTTTACCGGCTCTCCGGAATGCAAGTCAGCATTTATTGAATTGTTGCTAATATTGTCAAGAGATTTTTCAGGATATATTCCACTATACTTTGCATTGAAAGTGTAAAATATTGAGGCGACAAAAATTAACAATAAGATAATTATTAATTTTGTATTAATTTGTGAGAGATCCATAGTTATCAATCTCAAAAAATACATATGGTAATTAAGGTCTCACCCTCTTAAGGTCTCACCCTCGTTGCCATTGCCTTTTTCCAATTTCCAAAAGTAATATAATAAATATTTGAATCCCAACAATCATTTATGTAAACATAAACTCTTATGTAAATATAAGCTTTTGAACCTATTTTTTAGAACCCATTATTTTTTAGAACCCATACATGTAACAGCGTGATCTCCGTAGCGGTTGGAATGTCCATTTTCTATTTCACTTTACAATAATTGAATTATTCTTTATATGTTTTATGCAAAAAATATCTAATAGTGATACCCTGTATACCTTTACAAACATATTCATATATCTAAGACAAGTTCGTGAATATTAGCTCGAAGCCTCATACCAAAATTATATATAATACAAACAATTGCAGATTCTAAAACGAATTTGATTTTCAACATATATTACACTTGATTTTCGGAATTGTTGCCCTTGTAGGGTAGCCTCTTTATAGAGCTCTCTATTTTTGATTTTCATACAGGGCTCTCAATGAAACCACAGGTT contains these protein-coding regions:
- a CDS encoding UBP-type zinc finger domain-containing protein encodes the protein MVCTHRNMIKIKNIEQGSKGCEECLKSGDSWVHLRICLTCGHVGCCDQSKNKHATKHFEETGHPVIQSFEPGEDWKYCYIDRQYLE
- a CDS encoding nitrous oxide reductase family maturation protein NosD, encoding MDLSQINTKLIIILLLIFVASIFYTFNAKYSGIYPEKSLDNISNNSINADLHSGEPVKNNLDNIDNDPIDAKIYPGDSVQNAINTVSSGGTVIVYPGLYKENLVVDKPLKVISSNEGGSAYASIQAADPEKDVFHITADNVTISGFNITGSQDKAGIYYSGSGGNITRNKLSYNNYGVYFNDSKVNILENNEVNNNSLGIYLRNSNNNQLKSNNITGVGIFVGLDNNATGIYLEDSDNNKLMSNTIAKLWDGVNFTESSNNELNNNSILHNYFSLSLINSNNNKVLNNTIVRRGYSFSVVLANSQNNTLQGNNKNLNTDFKIYYSFKSTNNTLEGELYTSNEQGTGGVFRVI